The Melanotaenia boesemani isolate fMelBoe1 chromosome 12, fMelBoe1.pri, whole genome shotgun sequence genome contains the following window.
TAGCAACTGTCCTAATTTACACAacttaacattttgttttgccTCGTTTTAAACAAACTGAGTTTCCATCATCTGTTCCGTGATTCAACATCCTTGCCATTAAAAGCCACAGAGGAAATGGTCATTTTGTGAGTCTGGCACAATAGTTTATTCAGGGGCTCCAAACCTGTGGCAAGATATTCAAGTTAGAAATCCCTTTCAAGGGCTGGGTCAGAGACAAGTCCACTGACCCATTTAAGTAAAACTTTCATCACAGCAAATCAAACTCCTGATTTTCTGAGCTCAAGCAAAGGACTTGTTAAGCTCATTAGCTGCAGTTATACAAGTCACTGTTTAGTTTAAAGTGGGAATTGGAGGCTACGTTCTTTGTCTTACCAAAACCAAAAACTCAGTCTGCAGATGCATGTttggaaataaatttaaagccCCATTCTTACATTTTGTCTATTGCACATTAATTCAAAATGGTATGTAAGCAATATTTTTACACACTGCTTCACTAGGCTTGCTGACCTCTTAAAGCACTTGACAGTACAAGCCATATTCCCCTATTCACACACATACCCTCAGCCATTTCTAACATGCATTATTAAAAGAATTTAATGGGAGGTCCAGTGCCTTGAACAACCAGGAAGCCAGCAAATTTATGATTCCTGCATAAACACTCAAACATCTGAGGcatatttactgtatattttcAAATTTTAACTTTCAGACACctttttacacaaaaaacatTCTTAGTATAAAACGCAGTTTTTTAATTCTGATgtctattattttaatttatttgcagtaaaaaagtattttctaaTTAACGGTCAATGTTTTGTATTggatttttaacatatttacatagaacaaatacaacaacaacaaaaatatgatgATTTATGATCCATAGCACACAGTTGCAAAaatccatacacacacaaggaGGGGGAGTGGCCTTATccagttctttaaaaaaaatactttgctATAAACACTGGTATTGTTTGAAAGCTAAATAGAAATTTTACATTATAACCATCTGTATTTTCCTATTTAAATGTttctaatttacatttaaaggcCATTCTTCACACTGTAAACCAGAAATCCAATGTTAAATAGAACATAGggggaaaaacattttttctttgtttgcattAGTAATTATTTAGTTCActcaaaagataaataataataatgccgATACACAGTATTGTggattattaatatattaaatataataatgttGGATGGTAGTGTTAGCTTTCAGGCTTGGAGCACAGTGTAATGATGTGTTTCAAGGATTAATTAGTACTTCTGATTGCAAGAGAGCCTAAAGGCAAATTTCCACCACGTGTGTTGTGTTAAGGCTGCAGTGCGCAACTATTCAGTCGTTTTAGTTAATGGTTTGGTTCACACTCGGCGCACCGCGGTGCATGTCAGAAGCATCTCAGAAGAGCCTTGTCACGGCTCTCTGCGAAACATACATGCCGAGTCTATTTTAGACTGAGCAGAACACGTCAAGTCCAGCACAagtccatgttttttttatgtcttttagtATCCTTAGTTGGTTTATGTAGTTTAAGACCAAACCCTGATCACATGctaatgtaaatataatttattcttaCATCTCCACATCTAAGGAGTTCAAACAACCACAACAGGTTTTGAGTGCTGATGAGATTCatgaaagcaaaacacaaagagCCTCATTCATTCACCTTTATtgacttcttttaaaaaacagttcAACCAAatccattaaaatattaaattgctATTTGGATGTTAAGATgaacaggtaaaataaaaagcaaaaatcccACATAATTATCTGCAGTTTTCTTCTACTTCAATGTAATTTTATAGTAGTAACAGTACACAAAGGCTGAGTGAGACACAGGAAAATGTCCCATATATGTCAGCGCACTGTCAGTGAGGGAGTGAGTACCTCTGATATTGGCTTTACTTGACCATGTAACAGCTGTGAAGGCAATGACAAACCCTGACCAGAgcattttggccatttttattatgtttctcAAGATTTCAGTGCAACATCTTTCCCTTCAGCAACCAAAACCCAGAGTGGGTTCAaattcagaacaaaaacaaaaacaccaccaTGTGGACTTCAATAAACTAACTAGTAATCTCAGATCTTTAATGTCAGAACTGGATTAAGTGTAACTGGCagaatttttttccctttataaCAAACTTCACTTTGGgcaaaaccaataaaaatggCCAcccaaaaacagacaaaaaaaaaaaaaaaaaggtaaagtaACAATCCACTCCAATCCCACAATCCCTTGAAAATTCCTTTCACAGAAATGGTAAATATTACAACACAGCATGAGGACTCTCATTGACCCTCTGATCAACATGCATCCCCTGCTTTCCTTCATAACAGaagagtttttgtttattttattacaatctCCCAGCAgagtcccttttttttttaaatgaaagagtgTTTAATTTCAGAAAGCACATTTCTACCTCCATAGAGTGATCAAAACTAGTGTTACTGATGAAGGCAAAGAACAGCAAATGCACAGAGTGAAAAGGATGGAGGTACATAGGGGAAGAAGGTCGAGCATGAAGTCTCATGAAACAGTGGTTAGCATGGGTCATAGCGCACTCTGGCCTCTGGTAACATGAGTGACCTCAGATGGTTTGGTAGCCAGCGTGGCTCCTCTTTCTGCCGATGAGGTAAGCCAAGAGCACGATTAAGACGAGACCTGCTAAAGCTGCTCCGACAATGATGGGAATCAACAGGTAATCTCCATCCAGCTGGCATTCCTCAGCTAAAAAAGGGTGAGACATGAAGACATGagaaatcagaaagaaaatcagctgattaattttattacGCTGAAACTACCAAGAGCATTCACCTGCTCCAAACTGATCTCCCTTCAGGCCGAAGGGCTGCACCTGCACCTGGAAGGTGTTGATGGAAAAATCCTGGGATACAGTCAGAGTTTGCTCCTCACGGCACTTGTATGAGAATCCCAGAGTTCCCCGCAGGTAGTCCAGACTGCTATTCTTAACCGAGATGGGATCTGTGTCAGAAGACAACAACAGAAGGAGGTGTTCTGAGTGTTTAATATGCAATCAGATGTATATGATGGGCTTCAAACAACAGCAGAGagaggtttaaaaaacaaacaaaaaaaaaacacattgtcCCAAATTCAAGTCtgacattttaatcctgtttgtgtgttgaccattttaatctttaacttagtttttaaatgtttgcatcACTCATTCCCTCTTCTTtacaatgtttattttttctgcctcctgttcaAAGtgacatacccaaaataaattaagtatatcttcacaactacaaagCTATATGTCTAATCTGTCTCAACATAAAGCTGACATATGTCAGATTACTACAGGCTTGCCGAATCTGGTGTGTCTGGAATGCACTATGATATTGTAATGGTTATcacctcctaaaagaaaaccaaattactataagtgaaaatgagaggataGTAGCCTGATTTATCTAGGATGCAGTAAGgaaatgtctgatgaggaactttGTTAAAAAGAGTGAACCTGGGcaattttacagatgttttaatagaggtgttgcacaggtaaatatctcagaaacCCATTGGTTGATTTTGGTTTTCAAAGTCTTTATCAGAGTCAAGAGAATTGAGAGATAGTCCCCAAATTCATCTTAGAAACACCATAAGGATCCAGAAAGACATGAACCCTAAAACAGTAAATCAtcaccttcatgattcatttcagacaaaggcagagtcataggaggaGACTAGCAGAACTTTGTTGAGttggaataaaacttttaaacacaaaacagaaaaatgaagatgcTTTATGGATTGTGATttaattagactttttttttgggCTATTCTCTGGCTCAAGCTCAAGTTcttgtcccacagtgatgagatgCACATCTTAAAAATcggcagagtctctgctttcatattaaaactgttttttattgtttgcttgAAGCAGATAAACAAGAGAAATCCCTAAAGTGGACGGTGCTATTCTAATTTTTTTGTTGCACACCCATATaattgcttggggtttgaaGAGTGTTGTTTAGATGCCattgcttggtagagtcttttagctgagtttctccctgtGATTTTGGTATGCTGCATGCTAGTATTGGTGCTTCTTGGAAACgcaaagatcttctgtactgcacatATCTCATGCTGGCCCCTGTACCGGGGTTGTTGTGATGAAGAGGTTAAACCACTTTCATAACTTAACACTTTCCACACATTCTGCCTTACCTGGAAACATGAAGAACTAGTTTCTCTATGGCTTACAAAAAATACTGGGTGTTTCTCATGTAGTAGTTAAGCAGATTAAAAGCATGGTGTTTTATATTAAGTTTGACAAACTGAAAGATTAAAGGCTGATGAGCATGCTATGGTTAAGGTTTTGAGGGGCAGACTAGAAGCAGGAGTCACTGAGCAACAAGTCGGTAATGCTTTTGGAGCAGGCAGACTGCAGTCATCAAGTAGACAGAAAGGCATAGGACCACAGCTTAAACAAAAGGAGCTCATCACCTATCCAACATGCCCCATCACATCCCACCTGGTTGCAAGCAAGAGCTTTTTGAGCCTTCTGTAGCAGGCAGAGGAAACACCACCAGTGCAACTTGGACACCTTGCACCGAGAAGCCTGGGAGAGTCACACACTGCTTGATGCACACTTCATCCAAAGCAGTGGCAACAAATTAATAGACTGTGTGTTTGGCTTTGTTTCTCAGTATTTAGGGCACAGAATAATACATGCTGGCAGTTTTAATCTCAAGCTTCGTTTTGACCCCATCCAAAAACAAACTGGCTTTTTTCTTACAGTCAAGAGCTGTTAAATCAGTCTTGTCTCCAACAACAACCAGTTAGTTGTCATCTATACAAATGCTTCTGTTAATGTGATGATTCCTGACAAAAATCTTATTTTGTGCCTAATAAATTAGGTTTAATAATAAAGTAAGTATATAAGACCTAATTTGCCTTCTTGAGCATCTAGACTCATTTTCTAATGAGTTCATAAAATTACAATCCTATTCAACTGATTCAACATACACCCTGagtacaacaaaaaaaaaagtaaagacaaaactgaagcATTAACTATACTGTAACCAATGAAGAGAACACCACTCACCTTTCACACCAGGCCAAACTGCCGTCAGAGTCACCTCATTAAGGTGGTACTTGCTGGACGTAGTATTCTGGAAACAAGACCACAGGGTCAGCATGAAGGCATTCAGAGGGGTTTACATCAAGCAtttgctgccatctagtggcttCTTTATGAAGTACAACATGCTAAATAAGCAGACAGACAAATAGCACAGGGTACAGTGACTCACCAAAGTGAAGACAAAGGTGAGGTTGGTTTTATCCCCATCTGTTGTGAGCTGCAGGCTGGCAGTCTCTGACTTACATGAGCCAGAAATCTTTGTTTCATTTGGTTTAAGGTTCACAACATCGTGCACAGTCtggaaataaaagattaaatagttttaatacTTGTTAGACTCTAAAGTTTTAGCTCCAATTTATACAGataacaggttttattttggACACCTTATTCTGGGAAAAAGAGTTGAAGGAGACGTTGAGTTGGATGCCCATGTTCGCTAGTAAACAGATGGTGCCGTTGCTGCTGGTGACCTGATAGTTTCCTCTTTCAGGTCGCTCGGGGTCTTTGTGCGGCGCAGCAGTGGTTTGGGGAGTGGTTGGTGGGGTAACAGTAGCAAAACTCTGATGGAGGGCAGCAGCtgcaaaatatatttgtttataagTCTTAGAGAGACATAATGTGaccaaacaaataaatctggtaTGACATGGCTGTCTGACTCAGCTTTTACAAATTACGATAACTAAAATTAGTGTTCTTTATTCTGGCATGCAACCTGGaagtttgatatatttttttagtttgactAAGTGCTGTTTTCACATTCAGCTGCTTCAGATGCAGAGTTACTCCAAGTTTAACAtgtctgcagcaacacaccacAGGTTTCTTACAAATGATCTTACGCAATGTACTCAATTGTGATGTGGAAACTTAAATCTGACAACCGAGTATTGAGTCAAGCAGAAAAGGCATTGCTGATATCgataacaaaaacatttgtatgTGTAAGCAGTGGAGTCAGCTATGCTTGCTTTTGACAAGTTATCACTGTCACCACAGCAAACACTGACATCAGGGTCATGTGACACACTGTTATGAAATGCATAGAAAGTCACACAGTAAACGGCAGCAGCTACACATAGAAATGCTActtcatttaaaagtaaaacgtTTTGAGAGTCAAagtaatcttttttaaaaacatttatctggCTGCCCTGCTCTACACCATTAGTACACTCATACttgagacaaataaataaaaaaaaaaaaaaaaagatcagtcCACGCCACTGCTTTAATTCCTGTGCATAAATAAAGAATCCTTCAAAATGTGACTCGTTTGAGGGGGTTTTTAGAAATAGCTAGTTTTGTTCCTGACAAACATGTAGCTCATGTGGACATCCTGTTTTATCTCCCATCAAGGGCTGCATActatacagaaaaataaaaataatgtagagcttttttttctacagtaaTATGTAGGAGAGCTGTAATaacagataataataatgattccTGGATACCTTTACttataaaacacaagaattaGTGAGTGACAAGCACCCTCTGCAAaataagtacacacacacaaaaacatcagtggAATATAAACAAAAGGTGATGGAAAccaaaaaagaaactgaactaaatttgtttatttaaatcaacagCACAAACCTCAGTATAATGAGAGCAAAGTCTGGACTGATGCAATGCAAATGTAATCCATGAGCATTATGCATTTCATTTGCATGTTGGGTAGTGATACATGAATAGATAGGTGTTACTGAATTAGCTGGAGCATTATACTGCTCCATTTTCCCCATCCTAAAAAGCTTCAGAAGGTCAGAAACAGGGCTTTACATCTGCTTTTCTGTTTGGTACACTGACACCAGATCCACTGCATATATGTTAAAGATCAATTTGCTTTAAAGAAAATTCAGTACAATTCAGAATAATTTTTTCTAGATTGTTATGGTACACTTTTATATCTGTTGAGTTGCACTTCACTACATAGGCATCCCTAACAAATTTAAGTCaattttgaatatatatatatctatatatatagagagagagagagagagagagagacagagagagaaatgtcatatttttttaatatcatgAAGCCCTTATACCAATTATGAATGGTGCCTTCTGGCTCCTGAGGATTTATTATTATCCAACCAACCAGGTTAACGCTACTCGACCTCAACTCTGCAAACAACACCTGATAATggtgatttctgttttttccccctgtaCTGTCATATGTTCAACTTTTCAGTGCTTCCGTCAAAACAAaggtcatgtttttcttgttttcgactgcgttggtttgtctgttagcaaaATAATtccaaaaagttatggacggattttaattacatttattattattattaataataataataataatttattttagggGTGATGCGGATCgccgcctggatccaggaatttatTAAAGGATTCTTTTCTATGTGCGGATAGGGATGATGttgccattagagcttttaattaaaaaataataccCACAATCATTGGGgaaaaattacaatggcttggcggaggtctgcggtgtctgagtgcttctagttagaGAAGTGGCAGAACTTGGTCTCAGCAAAGACGTTTGAAACACGGATTTTACTACAATCTTACACTTTAAGTAAAGGTAAATGATAGGACCTTGGTaattacaatatatatatatattcaaacataaaacaaatctTTATGAAGGGAAACCCGTTAGCAGGGTTAGTCAGCAATAATGCTGTCTTTTAGCACCCGTTTAGGACAGGTTATTTGCGACCTCCTGAGTTGGTTAAGTCGTATCTCACATGTAAACCGAAAAATACTTACCTAAAATCAAAGGTAACGTTAGTCCTAGACACCATGACTGGACACGAGCAATCTGCGTCATGTTTATTGTCCGGGTGaaatcacagcagcagcagcaacaacagccgACGGGACGCAGCTAGTTAGCTACAGTTAGCAGATGTTGTGCTAGCTAGGCTAACGTTAGCGTCACAACAACAAGAGACAAAAGCCAAAGACTGAAAGGACACTGGTAACGAATTTTTACTATTAGCGAGTATTaactttcttttcagtttacataaGCAAGCTGTGATATTAGTTAAGTTTGCCTTTGACACTGATCATCGCCACCACTGCAAACGCTGACAACAGGGTCATGTGACACACGGTTAAGAAACACCGAGAAAGTCACGTGGTAGCAGACAAACAGATTTGTCTCATTTTGTACAAGTCTCAATCGAGAAAATTGTCCTAGTGGCGTAGGAATGACCCAGATCCTTAGTCTATGTGAAAGTTTTCCGTTAAATATTTAGACCAAACTACTAAAAGTCCTGCGTTTGTACAGTTTTCTCATTACATTACACTAGTCTactaaaattacttttaaagcacCAGTTTAGATGCAATTAACTATAATTTCTGTTAATGCATTAGCAACAGTTTGATTTGGTTTGCTTAAGGTATACATCATCAGCAGTTACATAGCCCTAGTTAATTCACTAAGTCACAGTCTGAGTATTAAATCAATGCTAAATTCATTTTCTATTGAccataccaaaaaaaaaagaaagttgttgCCCTGGTGTATGATGAATGACAAGGTGTCCTTTTGGAGAGTTTTACCAAATTTGGCTTCTAACAAATTCTGAATAGCAACCATGCTCTGTAACATTACATGAAATTAACTGGTTATGTTATGGAGTGCCTGAAAATAAGCTGGTTGCACAACTAACAATGTAgtaatacaattaaaaaaaaaaaaaaaaaaaaaaaaaaaaagaggggggggggggggccttATGTCAAATAAATAGCATAACATCACAGTGATTTTTGTTACCACAAAAAATCTAGTAAATAAGTTGTATAATGTTAGTTGGTTTCTAGcttaatacaaaacaaacataccaGTATAGTCTTTGGTCTTTGTTGATGCATTACTCTCCTAGCAGGGTATGAGGACACCTAAAACCTTCTGTGCAAACATGCATTAATAAGGTCAACTGCACTGTCCAAATTTCATGCAAAATAAGTTTAGAGAGAACATTCCCAAAGGCACAATAAGTGGAGTAAACTTACTCAAGAGGCCACCTTACTGCTTTACTTTACGCTTCTTACAGAAAATGTTCACTGCTAGGACCACCCATAAGATGTGGATAGGGACTAAATAGAGTTTTTCAAGAAACATATGCATTCAGTTAGTGCTTCAAAGTCCTGCAAAGCTTTGCAAATGAACTGATCACAGTTAGCACAAAATCATATGTTCATTTGCTTATACACTCTAACAAATTAGCTATGTTATCTGTATTTCACCCCGAGTCATATACCTGTCATCCATACTTTATGCGTAGGGCTCTGATATGAATTCACCAAgtatttaatttgtgtttttaaagctttctaCGAGTAAGATAGTAAACAATAATGCTTTTATATGGTAGGGGATAACTGAGAGGCTTGGCTTAGCACAAAGAATTGGAAGCAAGTTTTCAAAGTTTAAAGTTTAACTCAGAAATGCCCCTAAAGTTTATTACGTGTAATTACTCTTTGTAATCTGGATATAAACAGAACTGTAATTTACAGTCTGTAAATATATCTTGGGACAGATTATTAGTGTATTATACTACAACACAGTTCCCTGGCAACAGGGACGCTGGCCATCTGGCATACAGGGCATTTTCTTAGTGGGAACAACGTGTTTCTTTGAGCCAACAGTTAATTTCTTGGTCTGACGGGCCCATAAAACTCAATGGAACGTTTATTAAATTATGAATGATGTCAGAGTTTCCACAAGGAGGACTGCTGTTTAACTGGTTGTGTGCATTGGTTAACTGATTGTTTtgactggttaactggttgtgttcagtGGTTAAAACACCCATCAAGTTCAAACCTATTACCTAGGCTAGGCTGTATGTTATTAGTTGTGGGCAGATTTTGGATATGTGTCAAAATGTATTAGAATCAGCTTTTGTGTAGGTCAGCAGTGCCCAAATCCAGTCCTCAAGAGGTActaacttttagatgcatctattctccaacacacctgaattaaattgctgaattccctcatccacatgttaTTGAGATCTGCAGAGGCCTGGCAACAAGCCATTCGTTTGATACAGGTGTGTTGAAGAGGGAACACATCTAAACATTGTGCCCAAGTCAGgacaatataaagaaataaaaatatttttacattttttattattattatttagccTACATATTTCAATATCCTAATACAGATGCAACAGTTTGACTCTTAACCAAAATTACAATAATTCTGAACATGACTTaatcattgttttttgtttgtttagtttttaaagaaacagacCATCTAATCTTTAGTTTAACCTACTTTAGATAACATCTCCTGAAGAGAAAACCAGGCAGCAGACACTGAGACACATTATCCAGAAACACTTTTCATCTaatccatcatttctcatgtctgttctattttctttctccatcaAATACAAAGTAGGAGATTTTGCTCTAATATTCATCACTGTGATGGAGTATagatttataatttattaacaaattaatACTGCATGGTTTTAGTGGCTTTAAGGCGTTTCACGATTGATAATCACATAAGGCAGAACAAAGATTTGTAATGTCCATGATTATATATGGGCCAGTCTGGATCACAATGCCagggatgattttttttttgacctAGTCCAACCCCTGCCTAGCAATGTGACATTTCCAACTCTACAACTGCACCATCTGTTGATGTGTGTTTAGCTAAAACATTCTCTTgtgctgcagcaacacacaTCTCTCAGTTTCTGTAAACCTAAAGTTagtcatttttacttttcactTTTTGAGAAAGTTTGATGAAGCCAAGTTTGCTCTTTACTATTCTTTATGTTAAGCTAAGCTAGTTCTTATATGTTAAGCTAAGCTAAAGGCACAAGCaccaaacaacacaaacaattgCATATCACGCTTACTCCtccctaaaattaaaaaaaaaaaaatgtacaaaatattaacattttacttaTCGCTTTACCCATTCATTACATTGTAATTAAAACAGTCTTAAATATCATACTTGATATACTTAAATATCATCTTGAGAGAGTCAAGCTTGAATATTTAAATTAGGTTTAACTTGTTTGGTCACCTTATTAGGTTGGACCTCATAAGTGCctaaatattttacacattgGTGTCAAAATGAAGTCTCCTTGCAGTGCAACTTAACCTAGCGTCACTCTTCTGTCTGCTAGTTCAATAGTTTCCTCAAGTATCACAGATTGGTGTGATTATCCAATTTGAGACAGACACTATAAGAAGGATACAGAGGTCTTGTGTGTGTTACCCTTTCCTTTACAAAGACACTCAACTGTTTAGCAGCCTGTCTCTTGACCTTTGAGAGTCTAGCTTTTAAAACAGGCTGTAACCGGCAGCATGTGTCAGATCAGTTTGCAGCCTGCTGATGGGTAGCTCACATTCATGTTTTGTTCTTCAAAATCTAAACTGAagtgtcacaacacttttaaacCATTGCTGATAACTTGCTGTGATATACAGAAGTTGGAATctgacattaaaatataaatccaTAATTATATTTCTGGCAGTGTGAGATCTGAAGTGGAGATATGTACCCTGAGCAAGGTTACACAGATTCTGTGCAGTCAGTGGCAGGACTGCAAAAACTACACCACTGAATTTCATGGAGCTTTCACTGAGAGTCACACGATGTGATGCAGAAGTTATGCTGacataatgttttctttataacaTATTGAAAATAGCAGATGAGACTCATTATGTTGTACTGAATGTATATATACAGTTTATATCTACTAATGCAGGAACTGAGCTATAAGCAACATGCAAGTCAACAGAAAGGGTAAATCTCATCAGTATTCACACAAGcatgcaaaaagcaaaaaatgacagcaaaagCTCTGAAATATTTGCTGACACATTCACACAATGTCTCTCGCGGTGATGATTTGAAGATTTTACGAGGGATCTGGGTGGGAAATATTCTGTAGAAAGTCTGGAGCCACTGTTGCAGACTTACAGCAAAACAGCCTAAGAAAGCAAAAATTTTCCTAttatgataattaaaaaaaaaaaatgtatttgtatagcacttttcacagaTATAGAATCACAACATGCTTCACgaaatacaattaaaattaaataacatacagaaagaataaaaagactaaaacatatttgaaacaaaatttatatcaacaataaaacagcaataaaacccAATGTCTAACTAAAAGCCTGTTTAAAAAGCCAAGTCTTtaactgctttttaaatatatcaacaGTGTCTAGGCAGCAAAGGGAAAGCGGAAGAGCGCTCCACAACCTCAGTGCAACCACTTGAAAAGAGCACTAAAACAaggttttgggacctccagtaACATCTTGCCTTCTGACTTCCCACTGCAGGTCGGGGAGTAAATCTAAAGCAGGTCACAGGTGTAAGGAGGAGCTTGACCTTGCAAGGCTCTAAAAGTAAGTgtcaagattttaaaatgtatgcTAAAGTTCACTGGCAACCAGTGAAGGGAGGCTAAAGCAGGCATGATATTGGCCCATTAGTGTGTCCTAGTTAGCTCCTACTTCAAAATTCTTTGGTGATTTTTTAACATGAAAGTGTTCTGACTATTGTCCACTGCAGGAAAGACTCTGACTACCCAAGAGTACAGCATACAACTTAAGAAAGTTATCTCACTTAAGAAAACCCCTTAAATACTTTAATAgttgctttcattttctctgaaaCCATGATGAACACAGAGAAACTTTTTTATCAAGATAAAgttcataaatgttttattattattatttgttttctcattGAAGATATACTCCTGTATTAGTACTCTGCAACATCATTGAAAATGCATGGGTCTATGTGGGACTCCCCTGAAACACTCACCCAAGACATTAAGGAGGAACTCTAAGAAATAGTCCACTTTCAGgttatatttcttattttccaCAAGGTTTAGGTTTATTAAATTTTAAGTATAAAATTTCTTTgtcagtgttgtgtgtttattcatttattctggTAAATACATCTTTCTTTACTATTTGAGattagtttacatttatttctgaCATGCATGAGTGGTACCCTCTAATTATTGGCTTTACAAAGCCACCCATACAGCTCATTTGTGGTGTGTTATTGAATGGGTCAGAAGTaagtgaaaaactgaaaaggaaCAGTTTTATAGCCCAGGCTGCTACTAACTTAGAGCAGGCTAATAAACAAGTCTGACTTTAGTCCTACTTATCGTTGGTGCATTTTATGACGTTGATGGTCTGTTTCTGAACTAAGATGTGTAAACGATTTGTTCCATTTCATGAGACTGACTCACTACTGGAGCTGTTGTTTCAGCATTGTGGACAGCagaattgtttatttgttgtgtgCCACCCAAGTGATGACCATTTAACTATTATATTATTAtctattatttgtatttttaaaaaatgatctaATTTTGATGTAAAAGACTTCACCTGTGGTTTGTGGTGTAAACAGGATGAAGGCTACTGTGAGTAT
Protein-coding sequences here:
- the lamp1b gene encoding lysosome-associated membrane glycoprotein 1b, whose translation is MTQIARVQSWCLGLTLPLILAAALHQSFATVTPPTTPQTTAAPHKDPERPERGNYQVTSSNGTICLLANMGIQLNVSFNSFSQNKTVHDVVNLKPNETKISGSCKSETASLQLTTDGDKTNLTFVFTLNTTSSKYHLNEVTLTAVWPGVKDPISVKNSSLDYLRGTLGFSYKCREEQTLTVSQDFSINTFQVQVQPFGLKGDQFGAAEECQLDGDYLLIPIIVGAALAGLVLIVLLAYLIGRKRSHAGYQTI